The following coding sequences lie in one Aquabacterium olei genomic window:
- a CDS encoding TRAP transporter large permease subunit: MTMTPAESRKLLGRSPLEWLSSLPVFILLLLTLIIGTGEMVHGQLLKFGESMFGDPKAQVQYFMLRAEPSRPECNPKLDIEAEIQRQGSKPAAGSGDDIDDLFGDEPATDPAVLRRSLEQSQAICAAKHDLYNRVVAHQTPQVKLYRTVETSFFMLFHFGTENRSLILLLMVAIAAVSTTLSFHHIGIRPGHYSKDYLLQSVAQTISSGLLLFSSIRYYQILLDSGVPVEHPLLHYIWMALFVILLVINLKRVIMPVKSPHGDGTWGTAILSIPLYAQMATVAGVYFLIKNHHAGLAIYINQLMELPSIFMNLGLFIWAGMLLKQSRIIDLLMDILRPWSLSPQLLTYIILLGASVATAYTGASGVFVIAAGGIIYHEVRASGGSRQFALAATAMSGSLGVVLRPCLLVVFIAALNKQVTTSALYHWGFYVFLLTSTLFFLASQMLRTQRASIESPAVAIPAMLRHMVPTLPYIALTVAVIAIYEYALDTKLNEITAPTIMPVILLIVLVFDKLVNKGKTALTPDYASHRQEGVERSIRYATNETVGHIGALLSLMTLSLAMGGVIERSEVMDNFPKVFENHWTAMTFLVVTKVVLGMIMDPFGAVVLVSGTLAPIAYANNIDPMHFWMMVLVAFELGYLLPPVAINQLLTRQVIGEEEVGQADSEVRHLGFYRRYERWILPLAVMAVGLVIVSYGPLLVHDIPELAFIRDWFPSAPQ, translated from the coding sequence ATGACCATGACCCCCGCTGAATCCCGCAAACTCCTGGGCCGCTCCCCGCTCGAGTGGCTGTCGAGCCTCCCTGTCTTCATCCTGCTGTTGCTGACCCTGATCATCGGTACCGGTGAGATGGTTCACGGCCAGTTGCTGAAGTTCGGCGAATCGATGTTCGGCGACCCGAAAGCACAGGTCCAGTACTTCATGCTGCGCGCCGAGCCATCACGCCCGGAGTGCAATCCAAAACTCGACATCGAAGCCGAGATCCAGCGGCAAGGCAGCAAACCGGCCGCCGGCAGCGGGGATGACATCGATGACCTGTTCGGCGACGAGCCGGCCACCGACCCGGCCGTGCTGCGGCGCTCGCTGGAGCAGTCGCAGGCCATCTGTGCGGCCAAGCACGACCTCTACAACCGCGTGGTCGCGCACCAGACGCCGCAGGTGAAGCTGTACCGGACGGTCGAGACCAGCTTCTTCATGCTGTTCCACTTCGGCACCGAGAACCGTTCGCTGATCCTGCTGCTGATGGTGGCGATCGCCGCGGTCAGCACGACGCTGAGCTTCCACCACATCGGCATCCGTCCGGGCCACTATTCGAAGGACTACCTGCTGCAGTCGGTCGCGCAGACCATCTCCAGTGGCCTGCTCCTGTTCTCGAGCATTCGCTATTACCAGATCCTGCTGGACTCCGGTGTGCCGGTCGAGCACCCGCTGCTGCACTACATCTGGATGGCGCTGTTCGTGATCCTGCTCGTGATCAACCTGAAGCGCGTGATCATGCCGGTGAAGTCGCCGCATGGTGACGGCACCTGGGGCACTGCGATCCTGTCCATCCCGCTGTATGCACAGATGGCGACCGTCGCCGGCGTCTACTTCCTCATCAAGAACCACCACGCGGGCCTGGCGATCTACATCAACCAGCTGATGGAACTGCCCAGCATCTTCATGAACCTGGGGCTGTTCATCTGGGCCGGCATGCTGCTCAAGCAGAGCCGCATCATCGACCTGCTGATGGACATCCTGCGTCCCTGGAGCCTGTCGCCGCAGCTGCTGACCTACATCATCCTGCTGGGCGCCTCGGTGGCCACGGCCTACACCGGCGCATCGGGCGTGTTCGTGATTGCCGCCGGCGGCATCATCTACCACGAGGTGCGCGCCTCGGGTGGCTCGCGGCAGTTCGCGCTGGCTGCCACCGCCATGTCGGGCTCGCTGGGCGTCGTGCTGCGCCCCTGCCTGCTGGTGGTGTTCATTGCGGCGCTCAACAAGCAGGTCACCACCAGTGCGCTGTACCACTGGGGCTTCTATGTCTTCCTGCTGACGTCGACGCTGTTCTTCCTGGCCTCGCAGATGCTGCGCACCCAGCGCGCCAGCATTGAATCGCCCGCTGTGGCGATCCCCGCGATGCTGCGCCACATGGTGCCCACCCTGCCCTACATTGCCCTGACCGTCGCGGTCATTGCGATCTACGAGTACGCGCTGGACACCAAGCTCAACGAGATCACGGCGCCGACCATCATGCCGGTCATCCTGCTGATCGTGCTGGTGTTCGACAAGCTGGTAAACAAGGGCAAGACCGCCCTCACGCCGGACTACGCAAGCCATCGCCAGGAAGGGGTCGAACGTTCGATCCGCTACGCGACCAATGAGACGGTGGGCCACATCGGCGCCCTGCTGAGCCTGATGACCCTGTCGCTCGCCATGGGGGGGGTGATCGAACGCTCCGAGGTGATGGACAACTTCCCGAAGGTGTTCGAGAACCACTGGACCGCGATGACCTTCCTGGTGGTGACCAAGGTGGTGCTCGGCATGATCATGGACCCGTTCGGCGCCGTGGTGCTGGTCTCGGGCACGCTGGCGCCCATTGCCTATGCCAACAACATCGATCCGATGCACTTCTGGATGATGGTGCTGGTGGCGTTCGAGCTGGGCTATCTGCTGCCCCCGGTGGCCATCAACCAGCTGCTGACACGCCAGGTGATCGGCGAAGAGGAGGTGGGCCAGGCTGACTCGGAGGTCCGCCATCTGGGCTTCTACCGCCGCTACGAGCGCTGGATCCTGCCCCTGGCGGTGATGGCGGTCGGCCTCGTGATCGTGTCCTACGGTCCGCTGCTGGTCCACGACATCCCGGAGCTGGCTTTCATCCGCGACTGGTTCCCCTCGGCACCCCAGTGA
- a CDS encoding zinc-dependent metalloprotease: MSRGAERQDGLLPVWRKQDKVWLELKPEMLGKPLFLSPKVSRGIGEAGVFGGLMHSRSAQVGRPQWVEFRKVQQQVQLLAVNAAYTAQQGTPQALAVAAAYSPSLLASAPLASAPHAENGAVLVDLNALMLGDVLGLAQHLQRQYRQGYALDPRHTVLLQARSDATATVFEVSQHFATAGISAGSTTPGTPGSTVPGTVPDPRSLFVNVHYTLSPLPAQPMPRRPADARVGYFSSSVVDFTQDLRRTPRERFINRWRLDKEDPAAPLSEPVQPIVFWLDPSIPQAYRAAVTEGVLEWNKAFEAIGLRKAIEVRTPPADTPFDTLETGRASIRWMANNEPSFGAIGPSHVDPRSGEILDADIALESLSSRAIRTARSQYLSGLPALQGPSSHTGHSHPDGEQCQHAEHAAEQLGLALDVLATRGELDPDSPEVEAFVLAYLKDTTMHEVGHALGLRHNFRASRWRTADELAHPTLGARAGNSASVMDYAPINLPLPGQPRPAPFQTTLGPYDFWAIEYGYKPLPADPTQAAAALRAIAARSAEPAWREALAFGTDEDNLLGLDPQALTFDLGRDPVVFARQRLAIVRDLFDRQARRSPQPGDDAALPRRAVAYGLRELSRTSQILLRQVGGLVTRRDDPASGRDLLVPLPAAEQRAALTLLLDELLAPGAVSLPPALLRRLAPDYLDRQDQRDLTPQLTDFSVAEQELTRQRLLLDGLMAESLAERLLDNADKVRDQERRPLTVAELHQRLRDAVWAPPRHPVDAAQRRNLQREHVNRLAQAVVRGNRRADVRAVVRDEARRLASRLAATGGGDAIEAAHRRDCLDTLRSALQASVVRTTP; encoded by the coding sequence GTGAGCAGAGGAGCCGAGCGTCAGGACGGGCTGCTGCCTGTCTGGCGCAAGCAGGACAAGGTCTGGCTGGAGCTCAAGCCCGAGATGCTGGGCAAGCCGCTCTTTCTGTCGCCCAAGGTCTCGCGGGGCATCGGCGAAGCGGGCGTATTCGGGGGGCTCATGCACAGCCGCTCGGCCCAGGTCGGCCGCCCCCAGTGGGTCGAGTTCCGCAAGGTGCAGCAGCAGGTGCAGTTGCTGGCCGTGAACGCCGCCTACACCGCGCAGCAAGGCACGCCGCAGGCACTGGCCGTGGCCGCGGCCTACTCGCCCAGCCTGCTGGCCAGCGCCCCCCTGGCCAGTGCCCCGCACGCGGAAAACGGCGCCGTGCTGGTCGACCTCAATGCGCTGATGCTCGGGGACGTGCTGGGCCTGGCCCAGCACCTGCAGCGCCAGTACCGGCAAGGCTATGCCCTCGACCCACGCCACACCGTGCTCCTTCAGGCGCGCAGCGACGCCACAGCCACTGTGTTCGAGGTCAGCCAGCACTTTGCCACGGCCGGCATCAGCGCGGGCAGCACCACGCCCGGCACCCCGGGATCGACCGTGCCCGGTACCGTCCCCGACCCGCGCAGCCTGTTCGTGAACGTGCACTACACGCTCAGCCCGCTGCCGGCCCAACCGATGCCGCGCCGACCCGCCGACGCCCGCGTGGGCTATTTCAGCTCCAGCGTGGTCGACTTCACGCAAGACCTTCGGCGCACGCCGCGCGAGCGCTTCATCAACCGCTGGCGGCTCGACAAGGAGGACCCGGCCGCCCCCTTGTCCGAGCCGGTGCAACCCATCGTGTTCTGGCTGGACCCCAGCATTCCGCAGGCCTACCGCGCTGCCGTGACGGAAGGCGTGCTGGAGTGGAACAAGGCCTTCGAGGCCATCGGCCTGCGCAAGGCCATCGAAGTCCGTACCCCGCCTGCCGACACGCCGTTCGACACGCTGGAAACCGGGCGCGCCTCCATCCGCTGGATGGCCAACAACGAGCCCAGCTTCGGAGCCATCGGCCCCAGCCATGTCGACCCTCGCTCAGGTGAAATCCTCGACGCCGACATCGCGCTGGAAAGCCTGTCGTCTCGCGCCATCCGCACCGCGCGCAGCCAGTACCTGAGCGGGCTGCCGGCACTGCAGGGCCCCAGCAGCCACACCGGGCACAGCCATCCCGATGGCGAACAATGCCAGCATGCCGAACACGCTGCCGAGCAACTCGGCCTGGCGCTCGACGTCCTGGCCACGCGCGGCGAGCTGGATCCTGACAGCCCGGAGGTTGAAGCCTTCGTGCTGGCCTACCTGAAGGACACCACCATGCACGAGGTGGGACACGCGCTGGGCCTGCGCCACAACTTCCGGGCCTCGCGCTGGCGCACCGCCGATGAACTGGCCCATCCCACGCTGGGCGCACGGGCCGGTAACAGCGCCTCGGTGATGGACTACGCGCCCATCAACCTGCCGCTGCCCGGGCAGCCTCGCCCTGCCCCGTTCCAGACAACGCTGGGGCCGTACGACTTCTGGGCCATCGAATACGGCTACAAGCCCCTGCCCGCCGATCCGACCCAGGCTGCGGCCGCATTGCGCGCCATCGCCGCGCGCAGCGCCGAGCCCGCCTGGCGCGAGGCCCTCGCGTTCGGCACGGACGAGGACAACCTGCTGGGCCTCGACCCTCAGGCGCTCACGTTCGACCTGGGCCGCGATCCCGTCGTGTTCGCCCGTCAGCGCCTGGCCATCGTGCGCGACCTGTTCGATCGGCAGGCGCGTCGGTCACCGCAACCTGGCGATGACGCCGCCCTGCCCCGCCGCGCCGTGGCCTATGGCCTGCGCGAGCTGAGCCGCACCAGCCAGATCCTGCTGCGTCAGGTGGGCGGCCTGGTCACCCGCCGCGATGACCCGGCCAGCGGCCGCGACCTGCTGGTGCCGCTGCCGGCCGCCGAGCAGCGGGCCGCACTGACCCTGCTGCTCGATGAACTGCTGGCACCGGGTGCCGTGAGCTTGCCCCCCGCGCTGTTGCGGCGCCTGGCACCGGACTACCTCGACCGCCAGGACCAGCGCGACCTCACGCCACAGCTGACCGACTTTTCGGTGGCCGAGCAGGAGCTGACACGCCAGCGCCTGCTGCTCGACGGGCTGATGGCCGAGTCACTGGCAGAACGGCTGCTCGACAACGCCGACAAGGTCCGAGATCAGGAGCGCCGCCCGCTCACCGTCGCCGAACTGCACCAGCGGCTGCGCGACGCGGTCTGGGCACCGCCCCGGCATCCCGTGGACGCGGCGCAGCGCCGCAACCTGCAGCGCGAGCACGTCAACCGCCTGGCCCAGGCCGTGGTGCGCGGCAACCGGCGCGCCGACGTGCGGGCCGTGGTGCGCGATGAGGCACGGCGACTGGCATCGCGCCTGGCGGCCACAGGCGGCGGCGATGCCATCGAAGCCGCCCATCGCCGAGACTGCCTCGACACGCTGCGCAGCGCGCTGCAGGCCAGCGTGGTGCGCACCACCCCTTGA